From the Rattus norvegicus strain BN/NHsdMcwi chromosome 15, GRCr8, whole genome shotgun sequence genome, the window CATAGAGTCTGGATAGACTATCAAAAGCCTTAGAATCCCGTGGGAATTCAAAAGACCCAATGTCTTGGCCCCTTAACAGACACCACTGAGACTATGGGAAATAACGTAAGCCTGAGAGTGAAAACAGGGGGCTATAGGTTCAAGCCTCAAGACTCTTGAGTTCTTCTGTCTTAGTTTCTCCCTCTGTGAAATGGGGATAATATGTGAGCTCCTGGGAAGTCACATAATATGCAGCTGTGAGTGGAAAGTAACAGTTCGTAAAACACAGCGGATATATTCAATAACATTTGCTTTGCTTGTTATTATGGCTCTGAATAACCAATATCCATATAAATAACCAATATTCATCCTGGCAAGATGGAAGCCACCACGCAATCTCTATAACTGGTCGGAGACCAATGATGGCTTCTGCCGAGCACTCCAAAGCAACACCAGTTGCTATTCATATTTTATTCATCCACACATTGAAATATTTAATCCATGTGGGAAATAACTCTAGCATTTTAAGTTTCCCTGGTATTGTTTCATGAGAATGCTTTCAAAAGCAGTTTAGAATTGTACATTCATAAAGTTAGGAAATCATGTTCACGGAAGTGACACAGCCACACTGCCCAATTTCAGACGTTGTTTTTCAGGCATATCTCCATCCTACTATTGGCAATTACTTAATCAACCTTTGCTAAAGTAAGTCCACCCTTAGGAACCTTGAAGTGTCACAAGGAAGCCCGTGGAGTTCCTGCAGCTTTCTGTTTAGCACTGTCAGTATGAACATCTAAAGTCCACACTCACAGAGAAAGAGTCCAGTGAGAGTGAAGCCCAGGTTGCTGATTCAGTGCTACATTTCCCCCAACTGGTCCAGAGCCTTGGAACCCAGCGGGCAATCAGGAGCTAGTTCTGAGATGCATGGATGGAATGCTCTCTCTGGGTACTTTAATGGGAATTAAATACATTTCTTTCCCCTGCCATACTGTGGCTTAGAGTCCAAGACACACAATGGTAAATTTACATCAAAATTCAAGGTTTGGAGAGATTTCACATGAAACAGCTACCAAACTGTAACTCCCCTAAGACTCCTGGATTAAATATCTATGATTAAACTTTAAAGTGACTTGCCCACTGATTGATTATAGGGCTGTGAGTACTTGTCAAGTTAAAGGGACCCCTATGGGATCTCTCTTCAATTATTATGGTGGACTTGTTGCACTGAATCTCAGGACCAATCTAGGGCTCACATTACACAGCAGGTACACCTACCTGCTTTTGTTAACAACAGGTAAAGCCAGCTGTCTTGCTCTAACCTGATTGAACCAGACTTTTCactgcttgctttttctttttcagcatTGAACTTGCTGAAAGTTTGAGGTCATGCTCAAAGACTGATCTATTGTTTTGTTtccaggaggaggggagaggcatTAGGTACCTGGCACCCAGCAAAACCCAGAGTTATCTCGGAATTCTTCAAAGTCATAAAGGGTTAGATGGAGGGTTCCTTGCTGGTACAACCAGGTCACAAGCCTTAGAAGGCGTACTCTGCTCTCATCTCAGCTTTGCTGCCTGGAGCTGAGTCGCTTCCCCTCGCTCCCTGCAGAACTTCGACGCTCCAGGAATTTGGACAGAGTGGTAGAGACATCGCCGGCAGAGACGGCAATTGCCAGCTTCCTCCCTGAGATGTCTTGTGATTCAGAGCAcattctgctccactcttttaaAAAGGGCAGCATGTTGATGCTCAAGGCACAAGGACAGAATCAAACAAGGAAACTACCATTTGATTAACGAGTCGGTGAGTATAGAACTCATCCCTGGTCGTCATGGCAGGACCTGGGTCACCAGAAGTCCGGGCATCAGAGTTTGTTTGCTAAGGGTTGCTAGTGTTCATGTCTTGGGAGCTGGCAGAAACTGCACGAGCTCTCAGAGTAGGACTTGAAGCTTTCACTAATGATCTGATACTGAAGCCTACTTTCTTTCTAGACATACATACCCATGCAAATTCCCTCGTCATGGGTTCCTAGGTCATGTACATTTGTGTTCAGCCCTGAAGGGAAGAGCTGGGAAACATGGCTTTTTCTCTTGGATCTTTATTTAAAGTGAATATCACTGAGCCCATGGCCTTGCTTATAAACTTATATAAGAGGTGCTTTGACTGGGCATTcctctcccatcaacctagccTGGCTCCACAGTTGGAGCACTTAGCAAAGATTGCTACCGTCTCTCTGTCGGCACAGCCAACAAaagtgctctgctctgctcttcttgCTCCCTTCTGGCATTCCTTTCTTACTCGTGGTAGCCCCTCGTCCTGGGAGGGCACAGTTCTGAGGAGGGACTTTCTATTATTATTGTTCTACTCTATGTGGAATAATCTACTACGTAGCATGGAGTCTACTATTCTAGGCCCAGTTATCCCATGCATCACTCTTTGAACATACATATACGGTCTTGATATTTCATGTAACACTCTTAAAGGCCAGGTATCTGTCACAGCTCTGTTCTCTTCCCATACCAATGAGTCACTGAGCTCTCTAGAGCACAGCCCCCATGACTATAGTTACAATATCTAGTATGGTTATGGGAATTTCAACCAAGAATATACAATCTTTTTAGCATAAAGAAATGAACTTTGAGCATGATTAGTACTATAATTACTCATGAGAAGCATGGCCCAGCTGTAAGCAGGCTAAGTACTAAGAAACCACAGGATGCACTTTTCGCATTTCTTTTCCTAACATAATGATTTGTTTTGCTATAACCAGGACTTTTCCAAGGCCACACATGCAGTAACAGGAGCAGATCTTCCAGCACGGGGTTGAGTTTTCAAAAGGATCCCAGCCCAGCCAAGCAGCCTAGAGAGGTAGGATCATGGTGGGTAAGCAAGGAAGTGTAGCAAGACTGTCCTTTGGGCTCTGAAAACAGAGCTGGGTGCCCCAGTTCTCAGGTGACTTGCTCTCGTCCATGTCAccagcttctcctccctttgaacTGCAGGTGTCTGGCTACCATGCTGCCTCTCCTGCAGGtcaccctcttccttctctcctcctgcttTTCAGCAGGAGGAGGCAGCCCCCTCAGTGAAGGCCTGTGGCTGCTGAAGACTGAGTTTGCCCTCCACCTCTACCAGAGTGCAGCAGCAGAGACAAATGGGACAAACTTTGTCATCTCACCAGCCAGTGTATCCCTCTCcctggagatcctgcagtttgcAGCCAGGGGCAACACTGGCTGGCAGCTGGCAGAGGCCCTAGGATATACTGTGCAAGGTAAGAGGCTTCCCCTCTCACTTCCTCTCAGCCCTGCTCCCTGTTCCACCCTGCTCAGGTGCTCTCAGTGGGGAGCTAAGATCCCAGTGTGCACAGGGGAAGAGACAGGGCCATGCATGAAGCACTCAGATTTTTACCAGCGCTGTTCTTGATTGAGGGGACTCCCTTCTAGCCTCATGGCAGTGTGATGGTTTTGAGTCACTGCCCCTTTTAGAATGCTTGCTGTGGCTGGGAGGGGTGGGAAACACCTTCTAAACATTCACTGATTGCCTCAACAACCCTTTTGAGGTTGATGATTTCATTGGCACCCCTATTTGGGGAAGCAGATAGGCAGAGGGTGGAGACAACTTGCTGGGAATCACATAATCAATAAGGGGCTGTGCTTAAATGTAAACTCTTTCGACCCAGGACTATGCTTTTGACCAACCTATTTTCATGATTCTTAGGTTTCTGCCAGCTTATATCTACATATTGTATTTCTCAAAACAGCTCTGCTAACAGCAGAGTCTTTAGAACACAGCTCAGGCAGCATTAACCTGCACTCGTGATGCAGCTAAGGCAAACATGGCCTTCCCTTCTCAATCAAGGACTAAgatgtaaatataaaatttagtGTTGGTGAGTGAGGCAAGATTTCTTAGTTCCAAGGCAGTCTGTTATGTAGCAggaaccccatctcaaaacaaaacaatgagcaTCACTAAAACTGACGAGAGTAGGCTTTGGATGAACTAAGATTTGTCAGAAGGTACATGAAATAATGCCAACTCAGCCTGGCTATGACTTCCTCTGGACACTTGAGCTAGCAAGTCAAGGTTAGCACTCAACATGTCTGGCACCAAGTGCCCCCTGAACTGCCCATCCTCCTCAATGCATACTCTGACCACTGTTGAAACAGGTCTTACAATCCTGATGGACAACAGATAGGTTTGTTCTCTGCAGGGACAACTGAAACCAAAGATAGTTTTTAGAACTTGGTCATTCTCAGCACTTATACCACAGCAGCGTACACGTCCACAGGCTCCTTTGTGGTGCTCTTGCAATATAGACCATGGCTGGTCAGGAACTTGTCTTATGCACAAGAGGAGAACTCTGAAGGCGGCAACTCTGTCTGGGGGAGCCACACATGTAGATGAGGGGGTGGGTGCTGCGTGGTTCTGTGATTCCACCAAGCAGGTCAGAGGCTCCCCAGAAGACAGTACATCTGAGCTGGTCAGGAAAAAGAAATGTGATTAATACAGAAAAGGCAGGCATAGAGTCTTCAACAGAGTCTCACACAAGTCAGGAAAAAGGATCTCGGTAGGACATGCAAGAGGGTGTCAGTTCTGAGACCAGATCCCATCCTGCTATCTGGTTAACTGGTTGACCATGAACAGAGCCCACGAAATATTGTTCAGATGACAGGAATTCTATGCAGGACAATAATCCCCCTAAATTTCTGGACCACAGGTTGAAAACAGATTTTCTAGAATGTAGTAAATACAATCCCTAAttctccccaaccccaaatcaATGTGCTCAACAGTTCCCCATTCATTTGGAGAACAGAGTTTCCCCAAGCAGGGTCTTCTCGAACCCAGCCGTTCCTCACCCTGTGGCCAACAGGATGAGGACGTGGCTTTACCTCCAACATGGTGATGCTAAGCACATGATGAGTGGGCCTGTCCCTCATCTGTCTCCACCCTGTGTAGTAGGACCATAGCCCTTCCTTCAAAGCATCATTGAGAGCATTCATTATAACTTAAGACTGTGGAGTGTTCTCTGCAATGCTTATAGACACCATGAAGCTTTAAGAATTTATTCTAGCATTGTACATTCTGGAACATACATAAGGGCTCTTCTCTGTGTGCAGATGGGCAGGGAAAAATCAGGCTCAGAGGTCCACTTCCAGGCCATCGCTCTGCTACTTCAATATTTCTGGCTTCGACAACACTCATCTCAGGCTGCATTTCTGTTGTTCTTTTTGCTGTGCTGAAACATCTGAGAAAAGCAGCTTTCGAGAATCCGGGGTTAGCACAGTAAAACCCTGGATGTGAGACCTCAGACGTGACATGTTGACAAGATCTGACTGATCTGGGAAGAGAAgccttagttgagaaaatgcctgcatCAGACTGGCCCATAGGCAAGTCTGTGTGGCATTTCCTGCATGAATGACTGATGTGAGAGGACCTAGCCCACCGTGGCTGTTGCCACCTGGCAGGTAGTCCCAGGAtgtgtaagaaatcaggctgagcaagacaCAGGACAAGAAAGTCCTTCCAtgttttctgcttcagttcttgcctctaaCTGCCTTGAGTTTCTCCCTGACTTCTCTAGGTAGTGGACTATAAACTAGaaggcaaaataaaccctttccacccaagttgcttttagttatgGTCTTTAACACAGCACAAACTCAATCTAGGAAAGCAACTCTTCAACCACTGCCCATCCTTGTTACGACACTGCACAGAACTCCTCTGGCGTCCTGTTAGAAGTTCCACTATGACACACTGGACCTGTCATATCCCCATGTCTAGACTCTCCTCCAGAACGCAGCAATGTCCCTAAATCAGGAAGTCAAACACAGTTTTGCCATTTCCAAGGCACTGCCAGACTCTCTTCCAGCTAGACTTGTTTGTGATCTAGCATGTTTTCTTCCAACTTCTAAGCTGTGGGTTAGGTGATTTCCACGAGGGTAGCTATGCCATTTCCAGTGACGGACTTTGAGGTGGACACACCTGAGACAACCTGAAGGTGGAAGCTGGGCAAGCCCTTACAAACACTCTTTTCTCACAGACCCAAGAGTGAGAGAATTCCTGCACACTGTTTATATCACATTGCACAACTCCAGTCAAGGCATCGGGATGGAGCTGGCCTGCACCCTGTTCATGCAAACCGGAACATCTCTGTCTCCCTGCTTTGTGGAGCAGGTCTCCCGGTGGGCCAACAGCAGTCTGGAGCTAGCTGACTTCAGTGAGCCTAACACCACTACCATGGAGGCCTCCAAAGGCACAACTAGACCGAGCACAGGTAAAGGAAAACCGCCTTCCTTGGCAAGGCTAAGGGCTGCAAAGAAATAGCACCAGCTATCACTTGTCCGAAGCCATGGTGAGGTTCAGGGTGCCCTCAACATTTTCAAATGCTCTAGGTTAGCTTTGACAATTGACTTTTAAAGAACTGATTCTTGGGGCCAGAGAAGTGGTTCAGCTGTTTTAAAAAAGGATGCATCAGGTAGCACACAATTGCCCTTAGCCCCAGTTCTGGAGTATCTGATGCTTGCTTAAAGCATCCAAGTTTACCTGCTTTCATgtgcatgtacccacacacagcagatacatagacacatagttaaaatactttttaattggggctggggatttagctcagtggtagagcgcttacctaggaagcacaaggccctgggttcggtccccagctccgaaaaaaagaaccaaaaaaaaaaatactttttaattaagGAGTGATTCCCTATATCCTTCTTGAGCTGTCAAGAGATCCACTCAAAATCCAACATAGGTATTCTCAACTCCCAGCCTGGtattctttaagaaaaagaaagacttgaTCTTTCTCAAGTGCAAAGGCATGGGTATGAAAGTTGCTCAGATTCAAGTGCTCTTTTGTTGGGTGACTGATAGTAGTGTGTGGCCAGCTTCCCTGAGTCTCACGTCTCACATCTGGGAAGTAGAATGACAACCAGAAGTTGTGTAGATCTCTTCAAGCGTTTAGGCAGAGCCTAGCAGAGTATATTTATTAAACAACTGCAGGCCTGCGGCAGAAGCTGTCTCTGTAGGAATgatctgcttgcctcttcctGTTCTTACAGGAAATTTTAACCACAACCCTCCCCAAAGTGTGTTATAATCATAGCTATCTCCACAAAGGTGTGGAGAGGGATTCAGCTCAGTATTTAACAAGTCCTAAGGTGGGTGACAGTGCAGTCAAAGAGCTTCATCCGTGCAAGCATCTGCCCAGGGAGACAATGCCTAATGATCTCTGGGATGACTCAACACAGCCAGGGACATCCAGAGCACTAGTAGAAACAGGGAGGGAGGCCACACTGAATGCATGCTAATGAGAAGGCTATAATTCAAATTGTAAGGTGACTGCCCCAGAGCAGCAGCTCAGTCATTAGGGACCCAGTCTGAATCCTGTGTTCTTACTTTCCATTTCCATGACAATAAATTAAAAGCCAGTTAGCATGGCCACTGTGGGTCCCTTGGCAGCATAAGGAATTAAAGCTTTTGTAGTAAACTAAAAACAacatgaggctggagagaagctCTTCTGTCTGTAGGTGAAGGCCCAGGTAGCCCACTGTGGGGGCGGGCTGGTGCCCTGTCTACTCAACTCTCCATCGTGAGCACCATGACCTTCCAGAGTAGCTGGCAGCAGAGGTTCTCCTCGGTGGCCTTACAGCCCCTGCCTTTCACCTGTGCCCATGGCCTTGTACTTCAAGTCCCAGCGATGCACCAAGTGGCAGAGGTCAGCTATGGTAAGTTCTCCTCTCCAAATTCATAAAGTTGGAGGAAACTCAGCAACATGGGCAAGAGAGGGGAGGTAGCCTCTGTTTTATAGGATTGGTTGGAGATGTGTCCATCTCTGGGGGTCCATTCTCTGGGCTGTGGGAAGGCTCAAGGTAACAGGAGGCTTATAGAGGGGCCTTGAATGGTATGTCTATCTGGATGCCAAGGGCACAATTTCATGCTTGGTATTGGTCTCCACACTGATTAAGAACATGTTCGTGTGGAATCAACAATACTTGGACCAAATTCTCCTAGAAGACACCCTTATGACACAACATCCAGCCAGGACCAAATGAGGGCTGAAAGGCCCCCAGACTAAAGGACCCCTGGTCCTGAAATGCCATTGGTCCAAATGGCCCTCTGGCCTATGGTTATTTGTCCCAGTCAGAGGGGAGGTTCCCAGTGCCAGCAGATGCCTAGTGGCCTCATGTTTGCTACAGATGCCAGCAGGCTCTGTACTAAGTATGAGCGACAGCATGCAGTGGGTTCACCTTTCTACATTCCCTCAGCAGCACCGACCCTTTTTCAACTCAGTGAATTCTGCTGCTGTCACCTGTCCCATCACATCCTATAACAGCACTCCACCTGGTGGCCTGGACTTGTCTTTGGCCACAGACTTCCAGCTGCCCATCCTGAGACCTATTTAGGTCACGGAAATGGTTGGTCTTAAGTCAAATCCAGCCAGAATATGTGTTTTGTTGAGTCTGTAGAATATTTCAAGAGTTGGGCATTATGAAATGTAGatttaaagtctttgttttttgtttgcttattttggaATTTGGGGGgtgataattattatttttttattaaccattccatttgtttacatctcaaatgaacCCCACTTCCTAGTTACTCCTCCACAAAACCCCATCCCAcatcctcccctttgcctctatgagggtgctctcccacccacccacccttaaGACCTTCTTGAAAGATAAGGTGTAACACCAAGAGCCTGAATCCTAATAAGGTCAGACTGGAAGCTCCCTAAGACGCTGCCCAGCAGGCCCAGCGGCTGGATCCTTGAGTAAGGCTCTGTGGGAGATCTCAGAGAGCGTTAGGAACATTAACGGGGTCACCCAATAGTTCCCAGTCTCAGATTGCTTCCTGAGGCTGAGGAGGACACCCTGTTTTACTGTTGCTGTCTTGTAAGTCTGCTTACTCCAAGTTGTAGCATCGTTGGGTTTTCCTAGCTTCTAGGTCAGAGCTACTTCCTGACCCTTTGAACCCCTAGGCCAGTTCCAGGATGCTGCAGGCCATAAGGTAGATGTTTTGGAGCTGCTCTACCTCGGAAGGGTGGCCAGTTTGCTCTTGGTGCTTCCCCAAGACAAGGGCACTCCTCTGGACCACATTGAACCACACCTCACAGCCAGAGTCATCCACCTCTGGACCACAAGACTAAAGAGAGCCAGGATGGATGTGTTTCTCCCTAGGTGAGTGGGTACATCTTCCTTACAGAACAGTTATCATGGTAGCCAGTGGGGCTTGCACTTTAGAGCCAAGTGATCAGACTCAAGGCCTATCCTTCTCCTGGGCTACCTTGCCAAATAAGCTTTAACCAGGGAGAGGTTCCCTGGAGTTCGTGTCTATTCTGAAGATCATGATACATACAGAGTTGAGTCCCTGGGTTTTCCCAAGATGAACTATTCGACTCAAGTCCCCACCCTCTTGCTCCAAAGGCAATGCCATGGTGTGATGAAGAAACACAAGGACGAACCCTTATACGTACAGCTGTCATTTCCACCAAACCAAAGAGATAAGATTGCTTATGTAACTGAGAAAACTTATATGTAATTCTAGTCAGAAGCCAAATGAAGAcacaaaaattcaaaatgtttccAGAAATGGGGTGGTACAGCTATAAGTGCAGGCAATCAGAATGATGGCCAGTTCGAAGCCAGCGTGGGTTACAGAGTGATTCTTCCTAGCCTGAGCCAttcagtaagaccctgtctctattAGATAGTAAATTCAAGACTTTGTGCATCTGTGCTGAAGATACATTTGTTCTAAGTGGAGaggttcctctgttgaagaaaattcagtagatataaatatatatatatatatatttttaaaaatccaatgacTATGCTAGATCTTGTTTTCCAAAGCAAAGATGTTAGCAAAACGCATTGTTTACAAAATGGTTCTGCCTAAACTTTTTCAGATGATGAGATTGTCTGGCAATCTGAAATCAGCATAGCTGTGTAGATCAGCCCTAAGGACATAGTGTTGATACCCAGGAGCTCATCAGCAGCATAAGGATTCTTTATCTACCTGTCCACTTGAAGCCTTGGTCACACTCCAAGACCAGGGCTCCCATTGAATAAAGTAACAGCTTTAGTAGTGCTCCCTCAAGCAGTTAAAAATAAGCCCATCTCCTAGAACAAAAACATACAAGGAGAGACCCAAGGAGGCAGGGCCTAGATCTAAAATGAGATCAGGCCAAAGTTGAACTCAAACCCAAGGAAAAAAACCCATCTCTCAAAGCCAAATGCTCAGCCCCTGCCAAAGCCTCTAGTCTGGTTCCGCTCCAGTACAATCAGTGCAGGAAGGAGGGAGTGCTTGCAGGCTTCATGGAGAGAAAGTGCAGCTCAGCGAGGAACTTGTTATCTCACATGAAGAGGAGTAGATTGTCCCAGAGTAGCTGATATAAGGAAGACTCCCAAGGAAACGCTCAGCTCCACAGAGAGAGGACACTTTCACACTCATGTTCTCCCAAACCTTCAGCAGTGACCCCCAAAAAacacaggaaaggaagaggaggaggaagaggaggaagaggaagagaaagagagaagatctGAGGGCCTCAGCAATGACTTAAACAACTTTGTTCTGATGAATACAATCACCAGAAAAGTATCAGGCCTCTAATTCAGCTCTGtggaatatgcttgacccagggagtggcactattagaagatgtggccttgttggagtaggtaaggcctttctggaggaagtgtgtcactgtgagggtgggctttgagaccctcttctagctgcctgggagatagtcagtctgctcctggcttcctttggatgaagatgtagaactcccagctcctccagggccatgcctgcctagacactaCCAtgttcctgctatgatgataatggactgaacctctgaaactgtaagccagttccagttaaatgctgtcctttataaaagctgctttggtcatggtgtctcttcacaacaatggaaaccctaactaagacaaagacTAATAGAAGTGtttttttaggaaaataaaactatttcataAGCTAAACCAACcttacacacatagacatgcacaagTACACTCACTTACTCCAGACCAAAGAGcaaaaaaccaatcaaacaaaaagcTAAGCT encodes:
- the Serpine3 gene encoding serpin E3, giving the protein MLPLLQVTLFLLSSCFSAGGGSPLSEGLWLLKTEFALHLYQSAAAETNGTNFVISPASVSLSLEILQFAARGNTGWQLAEALGYTVQDPRVREFLHTVYITLHNSSQGIGMELACTLFMQTGTSLSPCFVEQVSRWANSSLELADFSEPNTTTMEASKGTTRPSTGEGPGSPLWGRAGALSTQLSIVSTMTFQSSWQQRFSSVALQPLPFTCAHGLVLQVPAMHQVAEVSYGQFQDAAGHKVDVLELLYLGRVASLLLVLPQDKGTPLDHIEPHLTARVIHLWTTRLKRARMDVFLPRFRIQNQFDLKSILRSWGITDLFDPLKANLKGISGRDGFYVSEVTHKAKMELSEEGTKSCAATAVLLLRRSRTPAFKADRPFIFLLREHNTGADFKKNKTKNKTGFRHLCPSL